aataacttttattttgttaCATTAGACAAGCTTACAGCTCTTATAcgaacaaattaagttttgatcaaaaagaaattaaCTGAAATAACAAGAATACGAAAATAATATGCAGGTAAAATTTGTTACATTGCAGTTGCTTAGAAGTAACAGATAGTCCCAAAGCAGGGGGAGCGTTGGCTAATacttttcgtttatttttttattcaagctCCTACACCACAGTTTAGCAGGCCTCAACATGGTAATTCTTGTGCAGCTCAGGCTTGATGTCATAGACCAAATCCAAAATCTTCATCATAACAGCATTCCTGTGAGTGCTCAATTGGCTGTTCATCTCTTCGATCTTAACTCGAGTGTCAGCATCGATTCTGGCAGCCACATCCTCCTTCGAACCCATGTGTTTGGCCTCAAACTCACGGAACTGCTTCTCCCTTTCCTGCCTATACTTTTCGATCTCATCCTGAGCCTCCTCCTTGGCCTGCTTCAACCTGCGGGCCTTGCGTTTTCGTGCATCGGACACCTTCTCCGCAGCTCGTTTCTCGGCCGCCAAAAGTTGCTGGATTCCCTGCGTCTGACTGGCCATGTTTATTCAATTATCTTACGACAATGTATGACTTTATCTGCAATAAGCAATAAACGATGCTCAGTTTTCGAATCCGAGAAAAAATACGAAGCAGATTAGCAGAAGATTCAGTAAAAAACCAAACTTACACGACCAGGGAGGTGTCTTGCAGCTCTCACAACTGAAAAATCGATCATATGATCAAGGCACCTCCCACCCGTCGCGAGAAAACCCCGTGACCGTGTCTACTACTGCGCATACGATTCCACGCTGACACGTGCGCACGGGCGATTTGATTGCGGAGCGCCACTCGCGACTGTCCAACTCGTCGGCTGCTTGCGACGACAGACGCTATTGCTTTGATATATCCCTCGATCTGTCGGTTCGATTTTAGGGAAGAAAATGATCGAGAAAAGGTCTCGGATGCGGTTATACACCCTTGGACTGATGCTGGCGATTATTCAGATTGGATGCGTTGCAGGTGAGATTTTTTTGGAGTTGCGGGGTTCGGTTTCGATGGATGTTGTTAAAGACGTAACCTCACttagtaaaaatgtttttcgGAATTTCTTTTACGAATCTTGGGGATTTCcaaagatttttcatttagtttctatgatatggtctttgctTTGTTGATTTTGTATTAGTTATCGAATTTAGAAGGGTTGTGTGAAGATCGAGTTTTGTAGGCATTATTCATTGGTTTTTCttgttacaaatattattttgaaatatcaaatttaaacatttcaatgATAAAGTACATAGCTCCAAATTCTTTTAATCAGATGCCGTACAAATAtgatcaaaatttttaatcatcaCTTGAACTAAATGAAGTAATCTATTTCAGCAAGAGGAACCAAATATGTTACTTGTGGATCAGTCACTAAACTGTTGAACACAGACTACAACGTAAGGCTACACTCACATGATATCAAGTATGGCACTGGTAGTGGACAGCAGTCAGTTACGGCAGTAGAAACTAAAGAAGATGGAAATTCATATTGGCTAGTCAAGGCACCAACAGGGAAGCAATGCGGTAGAGGGTAAATCAAATATTGTGCATTTCGAAATCTTTACATGCTATGCTGTACGAATGATGGTTGTTAATTTAAACTCTCATCTACAGAAAACCTATTAAATGTGGAGACACAATTCGCCTGGAGCATGTGGCAACTAAGAAGAATCTTCATTCCCACCATGTAAGTTCACCTCTGAGTGGCAAGCAAGAAGTGTCAGCTTACGGAAATAATGGAGATGGTGATACAGGTGATCACTGGATGGTTGTATGTCCAAGTGATTACTGGGAAAGGGATGAACCAGTTATGTTGAAACACATTGATACTGAAGTGTAAGtagcattatttattttattctaaatttttttattgaaaaacagTACTACACTATacagttaaaataaataattctttatttACAGATATTTGGCTGTGACTGGAAGAACCTATGGTTCACCGATAGTTGGCCAGAATGAAGTAGTTGGCGAATACTCGAGTAACAGCTACTCACAGTGGCAAGCAATGGAAGGCCTCTTCATACATCCAAATGACTTTAAAACATTGCATCATGAACATACTGAACTGTAATAATGTTGAtcttttaaatctctttgatGGTCTCAAAATAATCTGCAGTGTGTgagatttttttcagtgtgtACGCATGAGTGCTATGTAAATATGTATGTGCTATAGCAAAAACAGAAAGGTATCATTATttgtaaaacaatttttacaattcaaaaaaataatgagGTGACATATTATGATGTGATTTGAGGGAAGCCATCGGTGAAGATGAATGATAGATGATTTGATGCGGCTATGAAAGAATGACAGAATGTGACTTAGATACACttaaatcaagaaagagttgacatttgtttaaaacttttaatttacatatcttgtaaattatttattacataaatCTGTATGTAATAGCAATCAATTATTGACATTGTCAATTTatatcatcaacattttaaTAGAGCTTttctataataaatataatatttatatgtacaaTCAAACCAAAGTTTAACAGTTTTAACTGTCCTCATATATATTAAAACTTGTATTAAGCCACTCATATTCACCAATGTGTTCCAATCAAACACTTTTTAATTCATACTTTTCATCTATACTTCTTGATTGTAAGAATCCATTGAACGGAAAGATGACATTCAGAAATCCATAACTTCCAAAAATCTGATATACATCCTGGTGTTTTCCATCATCAGGATAGTACCTTTGTCTCCCTGTTAAACAGGTGAACAGCTTCCACAATCCATAAACTAGGGAGAAACAAGCTATGGAAACTGATACATTAAACAAGGTAACAAGGAAAACATTTGCACTTTCATCACCTACTAACAAAAATTTGGCTAAAGTAATTGGAAAGAAGAAGTTAAGTGCAAAGTAATAAACATTGAGCTTTGTAGTATCTGCATGTACAAAGTAATTGTACAAATAAGGACCCAAAGTGAACACAGAGTAAATGCAGGAAAACGAGGCATAGAGACAAACTAGAATGAAGTTTCCCATGTTTTGTCTCAACACACAGCCTCCAAGAAAGAAACAATGATGATCACGATAGTAGAAGCACTTTTTGCAAAGAATGCAGTGGTGTGCAGGCCGTCGAGTGTAATGTTTGCACTTGCCGCAGTACCAGAACTTTGATCCACTACATTGACTTTCTTGACAAGTGGCCATAGTAAATGGTATGGCAGCTTTTTTGTTGATGCTGTATACAAGATACCAATTAAGATAGAACTGCACTGACAGAAAGACAAATAGTGTTGGTATACTGTTATGTATGTACATGGTGACAAATCCTATCATTAGGCTGAATAATACTGTTATGACTGGGCAAACCAAGTAGGCAACATAATGAATTCTCCTCATTCTTCATTCCCGGCTGTGGGTCCAGCCTTATTTTCATGCAGCATTGGTCAGCTGTTCTGGCAATTGGCAAGATTTGGCattgaatttttgttttctaacACACGATATAATCATATAGAAAAATCGGAGTATTAACTCATGAACTCTCCCCAAAACTATAATCGCCAACTCGCCAAGACTTGTGAAGTTAGCGCccggaataaataaatattattatttattaacttaCCTTACGGAAAACGATTCCTCCTCACTTGCGGAAATAATCTCCACTCAAATTTTCACTTGCGGATTTTCCGTTTttcaataaatgtaaaaagaaaatcgccGATCAGGCGCGGCGCTAAAACTATACTTGATGCTATTACCTCGAAAAACAACACTTTgacataaattttttattgaattcgATTCCTCCTCATTTGCGGATTACGTAGGAATCATTATTATAtggattattaattaaaataatttaaaaaatcatatcataaattttactcgggaacCTGGTTTATTTTTAGTGACTTTTGTTCCGTCCGTTCCGATATTCCAATAATATCCCTAAACGTGCCTACAGGCGCTGTGACGATAAAAGTAATGTAGAATATTACGGAAAATCGGTGTAATCTGGCCTGAATATAAGTGCATAAATCGTTTCCTCCTCACATGCGGATTATCGTCCAATAGTTGAAAGATGCCATTGAGCtgcattattattgaaaaatatggcCTAAACATCGCCAGCCACATAGGCCGATGGGTTATGTAGCATCAGCTGATTATTGTTTTCGTCGTGTAGCTTTGGCTCTGCAGTAATGACTGGACGTTCTGGATCATCTCTGTTTCTCATCACGGTTTGCTGAATATTTAACATCAGATATGTATTACTCTATCAACATTTTTACAATCTGTGTAAAATCGTTCCGGGTACTTtgtgtttttctatttttttttcaggattttaACGCTGCAAACACAGAGTCGGATGGACGCTTTAAGGTTAGAAATTAAACACTTTACTCAAAATCATGTCTTATTTACTATTTCTTTTATGACTTTCAACAatagtattataacaaatttgCTTAATCTTATCAGattcaagttttataatgtTGTCGAACATACAGTAATGAAGCTATTTTACACATCACAGGAAATTTATCCACTATTATCTTTTTGCAAACTGTTTCAGCTAATCCATCACGTATTTCCCATGTATTTTCACTATGattgaaaatagtaaaataatgGGCTAAACCTCCACTAACATTTGAACCGGTGAACGCAATAAGTCCTGATAACGAGTAATTAGCATCCCTTATTTTTATAACCTTGGGAATCTCTTGAATATTGCTCGCTGTATTTGATctaatacatttatttttttatttttcagattttctaCTACATCATCTCTGTAACAGTCTTCTGTGTCTATTATTAAATAGGAATTAATGTTATACGTCAAACTTGCATAGTTAGAACAATTTTGGCAATACACGTTTGTATTATG
The sequence above is drawn from the Nasonia vitripennis strain AsymCx chromosome 4, Nvit_psr_1.1, whole genome shotgun sequence genome and encodes:
- the LOC100119565 gene encoding V-type proton ATPase subunit G, with the translated sequence MASQTQGIQQLLAAEKRAAEKVSDARKRKARRLKQAKEEAQDEIEKYRQEREKQFREFEAKHMGSKEDVAARIDADTRVKIEEMNSQLSTHRNAVMMKILDLVYDIKPELHKNYHVEAC
- the LOC100119531 gene encoding stromal cell-derived factor 2, whose amino-acid sequence is MIEKRSRMRLYTLGLMLAIIQIGCVAARGTKYVTCGSVTKLLNTDYNVRLHSHDIKYGTGSGQQSVTAVETKEDGNSYWLVKAPTGKQCGRGKPIKCGDTIRLEHVATKKNLHSHHVSSPLSGKQEVSAYGNNGDGDTGDHWMVVCPSDYWERDEPVMLKHIDTEVYLAVTGRTYGSPIVGQNEVVGEYSSNSYSQWQAMEGLFIHPNDFKTLHHEHTEL
- the LOC100120105 gene encoding palmitoyltransferase ZDHHC22 isoform X3; this encodes MRRIHYVAYLVCPVITVLFSLMIGFVTIINKKAAIPFTMATCQESQCSGSKFWYCGKCKHYTRRPAHHCILCKKCFYYRDHHCFFLGGCVLRQNMGNFILVCLYASFSCIYSVFTLGPYLYNYFVHADTTKLNVYYFALNFFFPITLAKFLLVGDESANVFLVTLFNVSVSIACFSLVYGLWKLFTCLTGRQRYYPDDGKHQDVYQIFGSYGFLNVIFPFNGFLQSRSIDENTYIFT
- the LOC100120105 gene encoding palmitoyltransferase ZDHHC22 isoform X1, with amino-acid sequence MRRIHYVAYLVCPVITVLFSLMIGFVTMYIHNSIPTLFVFLSVQFYLNWYLVYSINKKAAIPFTMATCQESQCSGSKFWYCGKCKHYTRRPAHHCILCKKCFYYRDHHCFFLGGCVLRQNMGNFILVCLYASFSCIYSVFTLGPYLYNYFVHADTTKLNVYYFALNFFFPITLAKFLLVGDESANVFLVTLFNVSVSIACFSLVYGLWKLFTCLTGRQRYYPDDGKHQDVYQIFGSYGFLNVIFPFNGFLQSRSIDENTYIFT
- the LOC100120105 gene encoding palmitoyltransferase ZDHHC22 isoform X2, producing the protein MRRIHYVAYLVCPVITVLFSLMIGFVTIINKKAAIPFTMATCQESQCSGSKFWYCGKCKHYTRRPAHHCILCKKCFYYRDHHCFFLGGCVLRQNMGNFILVCLYASFSCIYSVFTLGPYLYNYFVHADTTKLNVYYFALNFFFPITLAKFLLVGDESANVFLVTLFNVSVSIACFSLVYGLWKLFTCLTGRQRYYPDDGKHQDVYQIFGSYGFLNVIFPFNGFLQSRSIDEKYELKSV